In the genome of Thermodesulfobacteriota bacterium, the window TCGTAATCCTGGGTGACAAAGCCCGTGGTCGTCACGATGGAGACGGTATGAAAGAGGGTGCTACGGAAGGCCTCTTCGGTGAGGGCCTCTCCCCCGAACAGCCGGGCGAGGAGAATCAATCCCGTAGCAACCCCGGTGAGGCCCAGAAAGAATCGAAACTCCGGGTTCGACCAATAAAGATGGACCTTCCCCCGCAGGGCCCAGTAGTGCAGCGAGAAATTGATCCCGGCGATCAGCATGAAGAGGGTGATCACATACTGGACGAAGGGGGAGGGAAAGGCGGCAATGCTCAAATTGGTGGGAGCGAACCCGCCGGTGGCCAACGTGCCGAAGGTGATACAGACCGAATCGAAGAGCGAGAGGCCACCCAACCACAAGAGGAGGATTTCGGCCAGGGTGAAGAGGAGATAGACCCCCCAGAGGATCTTGGCGGTCTCGCTGATGCGTGGGGAGATCTTCTCCTTGGTCGGCCCCGGGACCTCGGCCTTGAAGAGCTGGACGCCCCCGACCCCCAAAAACGGGAGGACCGCCACTGCCAGGGCGATGACGCCCATGCCTCCCAACCACTGCGTCATATTCCTCCATGCCAGCAGGCTCTTGGGGAGGGCTTCGATATCGGTGAGGATGCTCGCGCCGGTGGTGGTGAATCCCGACATCGTCTCGAAAAAGGCATCGGTCAGGTCGGGGATCGCGCCGGAGGTCATGAAGGGCACGGCGCCCAAGAAGGAGAAGGTCACCCAGGTGAGGGAGACGGTCAAGAAGGCCTCCCGGATCTGGAGCTCTGGCGCTTTTCGGGTAAGATAGCGCAGCAGGAGGCTCAGAAGGCCGACGGTGACCATCTGGAGGAGGTAATGATCGAAGAGCCCGTCACGATAATAGAGGGAAACGAGCAGGGGGAGGACGAGAAACCCACAGAGGAGCAACCAGAGCGAGGAAAGGGTGTAGAGGATCGAAGAAATTTTCAAGACCGTCTCCTCGGTCAGCCAAAGGCCACGGAGGGCATCGCAGCTTAGGACCCCTTCCAGCCGGCCCCCTCGGGCGATAGGACCGGTTTGGTCTTCTATGCAAATTTCTTTTCAATGGCGGGGATCGCCTTTGGCAAGGCAAAGACGATCACCTTGTCTCCGGTCTCGAGGGCGCTCTTGCCGTGGGGGATGATGACCTCATCCCGCCGGATGATCGCGGCGATCAGGGACCCTTGGGGCAACCCGAGGTCTTTGAGCGGCCTGCCCGTGATCTTGTTCGACTTCATCACCTCAAATTCGATCGCCTCCGCTTCGATCCCGTGAAACGTGGCGGCCGAGAGGATGGCCCCTCGACGGACGAAACGGAGTATGGCCGAGGCCGTCGAAAGGCGGACGTTGACGGTGGAGTCGATCCCGATGACCGGCAGGATCGGAAGATAGGTCGGTTTATTGACCAGGGCGATGGTCTTCTGGACCCCGAGATGCTTGGCCAACAGGCAGGAGAGGATGTTGTCCTCGTCATCGCCGGTGACGGCGATAAAGGCGTCCATGTTGAGGAGCCCTTCCCGGGCGAGGGTATCGATCTCGGTCCCATCGGCCTGGTAGACGGTGGTGCGTCTGAGCTGGGAGGCGATCTTCATCGATTTCTCTTTGTTCGATTCGACCAGGATCACCTCGACCCTCTCCTCCAGTTTGCCCGCCAGCCCCCTTCCGATCTTTCCGCCTCCCAGGATCATGATCCTCTCCAGCCTCTGGTCGGCCTTGCCCGCCAGGGAGAGGACAAGGGGGAGGCTTTCCCGCTTGGTCACCACGAAGATCTGATCGTTCTTGCTGAGATAGTCTTCTCCGGTGGGGATGATCGTCCGCTCGCCCTTCAGCATGGCCACCACCCGGAGATTTCGACGCTCCTCCTCCCGGCCGATCTCCTTCAGGGGCTTGTTCAGGTGCGGGCACTGCGCATCGAGCTTCAACCCGACCACCACGATCTTCCCGTTCTCGAATTCGATCACCTCGGAGGCGGAGGCGCGCATGAGGAGGCGGATGATCTCCTCGATCACCTCCTCTTCGGGGTGGATGAAGAGGTCGACCCCGAGGTCCTGGGGTTTCAGGATGGAAGAGGCCTCATAATAGTCTGGGTTTCTGACCCTGGCGATTTTCTTCTTCACCCCCATCTTCGAGGCGATCAGGCAGGCGATCAAATTGATCTCGTCCACCCCCGAGGCCGCGATCAGCATATCGACCGATTCCAGGCCCGCCTCTTTCAAGACCTTCATGCTCGAGGCATCGCCCTCGATCACCGAGACGTCGAGCATCTCCTGGGCGTGGGCGCATTTCTCCGGGTCGTTGTCGATCAGGACGAGATCGTGTTTTTCGAGCGAGAGCCTCTGGGCCAGGTAGAACCCAACCTCGCCGGCCCCGATGATGGCGATCTTCATCGATCCTTCTTCCTGCCCCCTGCCTTCACCGAATCTTTTTGATGTCCTCCTCCCGGCCGAGGACGACGAGGATGTCGCTGTCCTTGATCACGAAATCGGCGCTGGGGATCAACCGGATTCGGTCGGGCAGCACCTCCCTCACCGCGATCACCTCGATGTGATACCGGCTCCGGAGATGGAGCTCCCCGATGGCCTTCCCAAAAAAACTGGGAGGGGGGACCACTTCGCTGATGGTGTAATCTTCGGAAAGGGGGATATAATCGAGGACGTTGGGCGAAATCAGGCTTCGGGCGATCTTGGCGGCCATCTCCTTTTCTGGGATGAGGACCTCTGTGGCCCCAACCTTCTCGAGAACCTTCTTGTGATCTTCGTCGGGGGCCTTCACGATGATCCGCTTGACTCTCATCTCCCGGAGGTGAAGGGTGAGGAGGGTGGCGGCCGCCAGATCCTCACCGAAGGAGATGATGACCACGTCATCCTCCTGGAGGCCGATCGAATCCATCACCTCTTTGTCCGTTCCGTCCGCCAAGATCGCCTTGGTGGAATAGTCCTTGATCTTCTGGAGGACGTCACGGTCTTTGTCGATGGCGATCACTTCGAAGCCATTCTCAAAAAGATCTTTGGCAATATTGAAGCCGAAGATCCCCAAGCCGATCACCACCGCTCGTCTCATCCGATCTCTCCCGATCCAGAAATCTCGACCCCATGGGTCAATCCCCTCCCCGCTCTCTCATCCTCACCCCACCATCACCCCTTCCTCGGCATAGACCAGGCTCCTCTTTCGACCGGACCTCGAAAGGGAATAGGCCAGGGTGAGAGGCCCCACCCTCCCGGCGAACATCATTAGAATGATCGCACATTTTTGGAGGTCGTTCAACTGCGGGGTCACCCCCATGGACAATCCGACCGTCCCGAAGGCCGAGACCACCTCGAAGAGATACTCCACGAAGAGTCGCCGGCTTTCGAGGGGGGCGAGGTCCTGTCCCCCGACCATCAAGAGAAAAGAGGTGACGAGGGAGATGGAGAAGGCCGAGGCGAAGATGATGGAGAGGGTGCGGCTGACCACCTCCTTGGGAATCGTCCGGGAAAAGAGGTTCACCTCCTCATTGCCCCGGAACCGGTTCCATATCATCAGGACGAGGAGGGCCGCGCTCGTCGTCTTGATGCCCCCTCCGGTCGATCCTGGAGAGGCCCCGATGAACATCAGAACGATCAGGAGGAGGAGGGTGGCATTCTTCAAGCCACTGATATCGACCGTGTTAAACCCGCAGGTCCTCGGCGTCACCGACTGAAAAATGGAGGCCAGGAGTTGATTCAGGGGAGGCACCTCCCGGAGGACCCCCGTCCTTTCGAAGAGGTAGAAGAGGAGGGCTCCTAGGGTGATGAGGAGGGCCGTGGTCAGCAGGACCACCTTCGTGTGGAGGGAGAACCTCTTTTGATGGCCTCTCCCTCTCAAATAAATCTCATATTGCACAATGAACCCGATCCCTCCTGCAACCAACAGGCCGATCACCGCAACATTGACCAGCGGATCGCCCTGGTAACGCACCAGGCTGTCGGGAAAGAGAGAAAACCCGCAGTTGTTGAAGGCGGAAATGGCATGGTAGGCCGCCAAATAGAGGGCCCTCCAGGCCGGGAACTCTTGGGAAAATCGAACGAAGAGGACGAGGGTCCCCGCCGATTCGAAGAGCAAGGTCGAAACCAAGATCGCTCTCAGGATGAGGAGGAGGTCCCCCCGTCGGGGTTGAAGATAGGTGGAAAGGATGATCTCCCTTCCTTTGAAGGAGATGCCCCGCCCCATGAGGACGAAGAAGATGGTGGAGAAGGTGATGATGCCCAACCCTCCGATTTGAAACAGAAGGATCGTGACGACCTGTCCGAACAGGGAGAGGTCCCTTCCGTTATCGATGACCACCAGGCCGGTGACGCAGACCGCGGAGGCCGAGGTGAAGAGGGCATCGATGAGGCGAAGCTGGCCGTGGGCCGAGGCGATGGGAAGGGAGAGGAGGGCCGTGCCCACTAGAATGACGCCGGCAAAACTGAGAATGAAGATCCTCGAAGGGGTAAGGGTTCTCGATAAAAAGGGCTTGATCTGGACCGAGACACTCATGAAGAAACCTTTGACGATCGGACTTCGATCCAATTTACTCAATCTTTTTAGGCCTGTCAACCTCGCCGAACTCTCTCTTGACTATTTCAGACGCACCTTTTATGATCTGTCCGATTTTTAACAAGTAAGGGTAACGCCTCTCTGATCATCGGGTTGAATCGGAGAGGTCAGAGGGATCTCCAATCCCTACCCAACGGATGGGAAAGACCGATTCCAAACCCCGGATAAGGGAGCGGGAGATTGACGATGCTGGATCTCTTATTAGCCTTCTCCCTCCTCATCCTCATCTCCATCACCTTGAGCCTCTACCGTGGAGCCGTTGGCCCGGGCGTTTTTAATCGAGTGGCCGCGGTCAACGTCATCGGAACCAAGACCGTCGCCCTCCTGTTGGTCTTCGGATACCTCTTTGAAAGGCCCCTCTTCTTTGATATCGCCCTCCTCTACGCCATGTTGAATTTCATCGGGGTCTTGGTCATCGCCAAGTATCTCGAGAGAGGTGACCTATGGTCATAGCCCATCTCTTGGTGGTCCCCTTTTTAGCGGGGGGCGTCTTCTTCTTGTTGGTGGGAGCCATCGGGCTGTTGAGGCTGCCCGATTTTTACACCCGCCTCCATGCCACAGGAAAGTGCGATACCCTGGGCGTCGGGCTCATCGTCCTGGGCCTCCTCATCTACCACCTCTTTCACTATCCCCAATATCCCCTCGTGCCGTTACGACTCGTCTTTCTGATCTTTTTCATCTTCGTCGCCAATCCCACGGCCACCCACGCCCTCATACGCGCAGCCTATCGGACCGGTTTGAAACCCTGGAAGGTCGGAGAGGAGAGGCGATGAAACGGCCGAAGAAGAGAGAGGGATTTCTCCTCACCTTCCTTGTGATGTTCTTCTTCTGGGTCATCCTGTCCGGCCTCTTTGGCGCCTTTCACCTCATCGCCGGGCTTTTCAGCAGCGCCCTCGTGGCCTTGCTCTCCCATGACCTCCTGGTGCAGGGAAAGGCCGAAAAGCTCCTGACGAAGTCTTGGAGGCTCATTCGTTACATCCCGTGGGAACTTTGGCAGATCGTCCTGGCCAATTTCGACGTCGCCTATCGGGTGCTCCACCCCAAGTTGCCCATCGATCCCCGGATCTTCGAATTCGAAACCGACCTGAGAGGGGACTGGGCCCTGACCACCCTGGCCAACTCGATCACCTTAACCCCTGGGACCATCACCATCCAGGTGGAACCAGAGAGGGGAAGGTTTTTGGTCCACGGGATCTCCAAAGAGGCGGAAGAGGCCCTCACCCTCGAGCAGACGATGCAGAGAAAGGTGGGTCACGTCTTCATGGAACCTTCGATCAAAAAGGGGGACAGGGGATGACGATCTGGATCGACATTCTTCTCCTCTCCTTCGTCGTCGTCGTGGCGGTGGCGGCAGTGGTCATCAAGGACCTCTTGAGCGCCGTCATCCTGCTGGGCGCCTACAGTTTTCTCATGGCCCTGCTCTGGGTGGAGATGCATTCGGTCGATGTGGGCTTCATGGAGGCGACCGTGGGCGCAGGGGTGACCACCGCCTTTATGATCGCCGCCCTGAGCCGAACGACGAGGTGGGAAAAATAATGAAATGGTTTAAGGCCACGGCCCTCGCCCTTCTCATCCTCCTCGGCCTCCTCTTCCTCTATGTGGTCGAGGACCTTCCGGAGTTCGGTGACCCCGGATCCCCTGCGATCCGGGCGGTGAAGCTTTTCGATCTCCCTCTCCTCTCTTTCGATACGGCCTTGGATCAAGGGAAGCCCCCCGAGGCGCTCCTCGACGCCCTGAGGCAGAGGGGATTTCCCCTTCCGGTCCGGATCGAAAAGGTGAGAGAAGGGGCGGCTGAGTGGATCGGTTACATTCCCAAGGAAGAGATCTATTACGACAAGGAAGAGAAGTACTACTGGATCGTCAAAGAGGGCCAGGAGCTCCGGATCTTCCGATATGCCTTTGTCGTCCGTTGGTTCGAAAAAGGCCTCAAGGAGACGGAGGTCCCCAATATGGTCACCCACGGATTGGCCGATTACAGGGGTTACGACACCCTGGGGGAGACGGTCGTCATCTTCACGGCGGGCGTCTCGGTCATTCTCCTGTTGAGGAGGCAGGGGAGGCTGTGAAACCGCAAAAGGAATCGAAAAGCGTCGTCATCGAAACCGTCACCCGGATCATGATCCCCTTCATCCAGCTCTTCGCCCTTTACGTGGTCTTTCATGGATCGCTCGGCCCGGGCGGGGGCTTCCAGGGAGGGGCCATCTTCGCCTCCTCGTTCATCCTCTATGGGGTCGCCTTCCACCTCTTCCAGGCGAGGCAGAGGATCCCCGAATCGACCGTGACCTTTCTCAGCCCCGCGGGCGTGGGCCTCTATGCCGGCGTGGGCCTGCTCGGGCTTCTCTTCAGCCTGGGGGCCGCCCAGTATCTCAACTACGGATTCATCCCCTTCACCTCCCGTTTCGAGACCAATCGGGCCCTCGGAATCGACCTGGTGGAAATAGGGGTGGCCATCACGGTGATGGCCATCATGATCTCCATCTTCTTCGACCTCGCCGGAGGCCCAAAGGAAGGGGAGGGTTAGGTTCATGTTCCAGTGGATCGCCGAAGAGGTCTTCGCCAAATACAACTACTGGGTTTCGATCTTGCTGATGCTCATCGGCTTCTATGCCATTATCCTGAAACAGAACCTCTTTAAAAAGATCATTGGCCTCAACATCTTCCAGACGGCCATCTTTCTCTTTTATATCTCCCTGGGCTACGTCAAAAACGGGACCGCCCCGATCCTCAGCGAAGAGATGGTCCTCAAAGGCTACCAGTATGTGAACCCGTTGCCCCACGTCCTCATCCTGACGGCCATCGTCGTCTCCGTGGCCACGACCGCGGTCGGGCTCTCGCTGATCATCCGGTTGAAGGAGGAATACGGAACGATCGAGGAGCCGGAGCTCCTGGAGGCCATCAAGAGGGGAGGGAAGTAGAGTGATCCCTCTTGTCGAACACCTTCCCATCTTGACCATCCTCGTCCCCCTCTTCTCCGCCTTCGCCACGCTCGTCGTAGGCTGGTTTCGAAAAGGCTCCTGCATCTTCTTCGTCTGGGCGGCCCTCTCGATCCAGTTCGTCCTGTCCTTATTCATCCTCCACCGTGTGCTGACCGATGGCCCCATCCGCTACTGGGTCGGGGGGTGGATGCCTCCGTGGGGCATCGAGCTGGTCGTGGACACCTTGAACGCCTACATCCTCCTCATCCTCCTCTTCCTCTGCCTCCTCTGCGCCGTCTATTCGAAGAGGAATATCGAACACGAACTCCCCCACAAGAGGGGCTCCTATTATACCCTCTTCCTCCTTCTGGTCGCGGGGCTCTGCGGGGCCACCCTCACCGGCGATATCTTCAATATGTTCGTCTTCATCGAGATCTTCTCCCTCTCTGCCTATGCCCTCATCGCCTCCCGCGGGAAGATCGCGCTCAAGGCCAGTTTTACCTACCTGATCTTGGGCTCCATCGGCACCTGTTTCTTCGTCCTCGGGATCGGATGCCTCTATTCGATCACGGGGACCCTGAACATCCACGACCTGTCACTCCTCTTGCCTCCTTTTTACGGAAATAAGGTGATCAAGACCGCCTTCGTCTTCTTCCTCATCGGGCTGAGCATCAAGATGGCCCTCTTCCCCTTCCACACATGGCTCCCCGATGCCCATGCCTTCGCCCCTGCGGAGGTGAGCGCCATCCTCTCCGGCATCATGATCGAGGTCTCCACTTACGCCTTCCTGAGGCTCGCCTTCTCGGTCTTCACGATTCAATTTCTGAAGGTCCTTCCCGTCTTCGATATCCTCTGTGCCGTGGCGGTGGCCGCCATCCTCTTCGGGTCGACGATGGCCATCTCCCAGGTCAACCTGAAGCGGATGCTCGCCTATTCGAGCGTCGCCAATATGGGCTATATCGTGCTCGGGGTCGGCCTCTCCCTCTCCACCAAGGAATCGCCCTGGGGGGGACTCAACCCCGCCCTGATCCACATCGCCAACCACGCCCTGATGAAGGGGTGCCTCTTCCTCGCGGCAGGGGCCTTCATCTATAAAGGCGAACTCTGGGAGATCCCCCAACTGGAAGGCCTGGCGAGGAAGATGCCCTACACCTGTGCCGCTTTCCTCGTCGCGGCCATCTCGATGATCGGGATCCCGCCCACCGTCGGGTTCGTCTCAAAGCTCTACCTCATCCTCGCCTCCATCGAAACCGGAAACTACCTCTTCGTGGCCGCCCTCCTGGTGAGTTCCCTTTTGAACCTGGTCTATTTCTGGAGGATCATCGAATCGATGTATATGAGACAGGGAGAGGCCGGACACGACGGTCACTCCTCCCACGGCTCCGGAGGGGAGGCCCCGATCGGCATGTTGATCCCCATCCTCCTCCTGGCCTCCCTCTGTATCGGGATGGGGATCGTCTGGTTGGCGAAGGCGCCGATCCCGATGCTCACTCAGATCAACCATCTCTTTGGATTGGGAAAGGGTCTATGATGGACACGGTCGAATCCACGATCCCGGCCTTGGCGCTCTCCTGCCCCCTGATCGCCTCCTTCCTGATCCTTCTCTCGAGAGGGCGGCCCAACGTGAGGGAGAGCTGGAGTCTGCTGGCGGGGATCGGCCAATTTCTCCTGATCCTCTCCATGAAACCCCTCCTCCTCCAGGGGAAGACCGTCTCGTGCAACCTTCTGACCGGCGTCCTTCCCGGGATCGACTTGGGGTTGAGGGTGGATGCCCTCGGACTCGTCTTCGCCATCACCTCCTCCTTCCTCTACATATTAGTCTCGGCCTTTTCCGTCGGTTACATGCGGGCCCTCGAAGAACACGGTCAGACGCGGTACTACTTCTGCTTCGCCCTGGCCATTTTCGGCGCGGTGGGCGTGGCCCTTTCCAAAAATCTCCTGACCTTCTTCCTCTTCTACGAAATTTTGACCGTCTCCACCTACCCCCTCGTGGCCCACGAGGAGTCCCAGGAGGCCCTCTTTGCGGGTCGAAAATATCTCGCCTATCTGCTCACCTCGGGCGTCTTCCTGCTTGCGGCCACGGCCCTCGACTACTCCCTCGCCGGGACGACCGATTTTCGTCCAGGGGGCCATCTGAGCCCGGCCACCGCCTCGAAACCTCTCCTCACGACCCTCTTCTTCCTCTTCCTCCTCGGGTTGATGAAGGCGGCTTACATGCCGTTCCACTCGTGGTTGCCCACGGCGATGGTAGCGCCCACGCCGGTGAGCGCCCTGCTCCATGCGGTAGCGGTCGTCAAAGCGGGCGTCTTTGGGGTCCTCCGGGTCGTCTGTCATGTCTATGGAACCGATCTGATGAAAGAACTGGGCCTGGGGACGATGCTCGCCGCCCTGGCGGGCTTCACCATGATCGGGGCCTCCCTCTTCGCCATCGCCCAGGACAACTTGAAAAAGAGGCTGGCCTACTCGACGATCAGCCAGCTCTCCTACATCCTCTTCGGGGCGGGGCTGCTGACCCCGATGGGCCTCACCGGCGCCATCCTCCACATCCCCTTCCACGGGTTCATGAAGATCACCCTCTTTCTCTGTGCCGGCTTCATTTTGGCTGCCACAGGAAAAAAGGACATCAGCGAGATGGCCGGGATCGGAAGGGCCATGCCCATCACCATGTTCGCCTTCACCATCGGGGCCCTCGGGATGTGCGGAGCGCCTCCCGTGGCTGGACTTCTGACCAAATGGTACCTGGGGCTCGGGGCGGTTCAATCCGGATCCCTACCTTTTCTCGCCATCCTCCTCATCGCCTCCCTTCTCGACGTGGTCTACTTCTTCCCCCTGATCCGGACCGCCTTCTTCGAGGCCATGCCCCGGGAGGAAATCCTCCCAGGAGATTTGGCAAAAGGGGTGGAGATCCTTTCGGAAAGGCCTTTGCCTATCGAGACGGCCCGAAGGCTCTACGCCTTCATGTTCCTTCCCCTTTCGGTCACAGGTCTCTGCTCCATCCTCTTCTGCCTCTTTCCAAACCTCTTCGATATCCTGAACCTTGCCCGGATTGCCGTGAGAGGGGTTCTATGAAGCGAGGGTCAACCCGATGAACAGGTGGAGAGAACTTCCCAAGAGAGCTTTCTGGATCTTCTATGGAGCCGGCCTTGGCTTGAGCCTCCTCTTTGGCTTCCTCCTCCCTCGTTTGGGTCTCCTCCATCCCCACTTCCCTTTTCAATCCTTTCCCCAATTCTTCGGCCTCTTCGGTCTCCTCGGATGTCTCCTGCTCATTCTGATCGCCAAAGCCATGGGCTCCCTCCTCTTGAAGGAGGAAGATTATTATGAGAGGGAGGGGAGGGGTTGCCGATGAGAACGTGGATCCATCCCGGCATGGTCATCGTCCTGGGTGCCCTGCTGATCCCTTGGATCAGGTCGAGGCGGTTCCGGTTGACCTACCTCCTGCTCCTGCCGATTGCGGGAATCGGATTGCTTCTCTGGTCCTCATGGGGCGATAACGGGGCGATTCCGGACTGGCCCGAGGCCCTCCATCGCGGCCGGATGGACTTCCTCGATTACACGATCGAATGGGGGCGCATCGACCGGGTGGCCACGGTCTTCGCCTACGTCTTCCTCATCGCCGGGTTCTGCATGAACCTCTATGCCTTCGGCGCGAGGAACAACTGGGAGCACGTCGCCGCCATGGTCTATTTAGGAAGCGCCCTCGGGGCCGTCTTCGCCGGCGACCTCTTCACCCTCTTCTTCTGGCTCGAGATCATGTCCTGGGCCCCTGTCTTTCTCATCTGGTTCAGAGGGACCCGGAGCGCCATGGGTGCGGCGCTTCGTTACGCCCTCTGGCATCACTTCAGCGGGGCCTGCATCCTCGCGGGGATCCTCCTTCACGTCCATCAGACGGGCTCGATCGAACTCGGTCGCCTTCCGTGGGGATGGGGCGGAGAACATCTGGGCTCCAACCTGATGCTTCTCGGGTTCCTCGTCAATGCGGCCACCCCCCCCTTCCACTGCTGGCTCTCCGACACCTACTCCGAGGCCACGCCGAGCGGATCGGTCTATCTGACCGCCTTTACGACGAAGACGGCGATCTACTGTCTGCTCCGGACCTTCCCAGGGCTGGAACTGCTGATATGGCTGGGAGCCCTTCAGGCCATCCTCGCCCTCTTCCTGGCCCTCCTTGAAAACGACGGCCGAAGGCTCTGTTCCTATGATATCATCTCCCAGGTGGGGTATATGGTCGTCGGCGTAGGGATCGGGACCAACCTGGCGATCAACGGCGCCATCTCCCATGCCCTCTGCCATATCCTTTACAACTCCCTGCTCTTCATGGGGGTGGGTTCGGTCCTGGCGGCCGCGGGGACGGCCAAATTCCATGAGCTGGGAGGACTATACCGATATATGCCCCTCCCCTTCTGGCTCTATCTGGTAGGCGGCCTCTCCATTTCGGGGGTCCCGCTCTTCAACGGTTTCATCAGCAAGACGATGACGATCGAGGCCGCCGAGTTGATCCACAACGTCCCGGTCTATCTCCTCCTCGAGGGAGCCACCATCGGGACGTTTTTGACCACCGGCTTGAGGCTCCCTTGGAACATCTGGTTTCAAGGAAAGCAGGATGCCCCGGCCCCGATTCGAGCCAGGCTCGGGACCGCTGCCTTGACCACACCGATCTACATGATCCTGAGCATGGCCATCCTCGCACTCCTCTGCCTTCTCATCGGCGTCTATCCCAAGGTCCTTTATGTATGGCTTCCTTATCCGGTTGAGTTCATCCCCTTCACCCCTGCCCGGGTCTTTTCGATCACCCAGATGCTCCTCTTCACCTTCCTCGGCTTCTGGGTCCTGAGAGGTCACCTCGTCGGCCGTCCATGCCTCACCCTCGACACGGATTGGCCCTTCCGGATCCTGGGAAGAAAACTGATCCGTCTCTGTCAGGGTCCTCTTATGAACTTTGCCTCTTATGTGGACCGAATGGTGATGGTGGGGGTTCGATGGGTCGTCTGGGTGAGCCGCAATCCCTTAGCCGCCCTCGAGATCGGGGGAAAGGAACTTCTTCTCAAAGCCCAGAAGGCCCTTTCGCTCCCGTTGGCCAAGGGCCTCTCCTATCAGGCGATCGAGGAGAGGAAGAGGCAGTATCCCGCCTCGGCCATTCTTTTTCCTCTGGGCGCCGCCATCGGGACCATCCTCCTCTTCTTCGTTCTCTACTTGGCCTTCTATCTCTTCGCCCCCCCCTGAAGAAAGAGGTGCCCTCAAAAGATATCGGCGGAGAAGATGTAAATTTCGGTATCCTTCTCCTTCCAGGCATTGGGAGGAAGCCCCGCCTTCTGGCAGGTATGCTCGAGGAAGGTTTTGCGGTCCCATCCGTTTTCGGTGGCCACCTGGGGAAGGAGTAGGCCGGAGAACCATCCCTTTCGGATGTAGATCCCGTGCTTTCCCACCTCGATCTCGTTGACGTCCGAGATCCTTTTGAGGGGAGTGAGCACCGAAATTTCGATCTCGAGCTCTGGAAGTTCGCTCTCCGTCACGGGCGAAAAACGGGGATCTCGGAAGGCGGCCGCCTCCGCCATCTCCTCCACCGTCTTGTAAAGGGGCCCCCTTCCCTCGATGTAGCCGATGCACCCTCTCAGCTGGCCTCTCTTATGGAGGGTGACGAAAGCCCCTCGATGCTCCCTGAGCCTGGGAGCCTCGATTTTGAATTCCGGCAGGGGCCTCCCTTTGGCCCGATTCTCGATGACGGTCTTGGCGATGTGGCGGAGGATCTTCTTCTCCTCCTCGCTCAACCCCAAATCGACGCCCACCCGCTTCTCCCCTTTCATCTGCACCTCTCCCTCGGCCTTCCGATAAAGGACGGCGGAGACGTATCCGACGACGCGGCCCCGGTCTCCGGTAACGTCTCCCGAATTTAAATACTGAAGGACCTTGCTTCGATTCGCCCCCAGGGCTTTTGCAGCCATCATCACCGTGAGGGCGGGCCCTCCCCCACAGGCCTCGCAGCGGCCTTCCCTCAGATCGCGGCTCAGCCCCTCTGGGTCGAATCGTTCCACATGGCCGAGAAAGATCCGGTCCAGTTGAACCGCCTTCTCATAAGGATGAAAATGGGAGAGGTCGGTGCTGGCCACCATCAACACCCTCTTGCCCCGGACCGTCTCGGCGATGGCCTGACTGAGGGACCTGCAGGTCTCGAGACTCCAGTAGGGCTCCATCACGATGGGGACGAGCTTGAACGACTTTAAGGCGACCTGGAGAAAGGGGATCTGGACCTCAAGGGAATGCTCCTGCCGATGGGCCTCG includes:
- a CDS encoding TrkH family potassium uptake protein; its protein translation is MKISSILYTLSSLWLLLCGFLVLPLLVSLYYRDGLFDHYLLQMVTVGLLSLLLRYLTRKAPELQIREAFLTVSLTWVTFSFLGAVPFMTSGAIPDLTDAFFETMSGFTTTGASILTDIEALPKSLLAWRNMTQWLGGMGVIALAVAVLPFLGVGGVQLFKAEVPGPTKEKISPRISETAKILWGVYLLFTLAEILLLWLGGLSLFDSVCITFGTLATGGFAPTNLSIAAFPSPFVQYVITLFMLIAGINFSLHYWALRGKVHLYWSNPEFRFFLGLTGVATGLILLARLFGGEALTEEAFRSTLFHTVSIVTTTGFVTQDYEQWPYVTQIILLALMFFGGCTSSTGGGIKNVRMLVAFKFMGSELKKLFQPHGIFPVRMGGRAVPERLVANITGFIGLYLLIFFLGVMAMTSLGLDIETSVGAVTATLGNVGPGIGGVGPVDNYAHLPALGKWILSFLMLVGRLEIFTVLMIFTRPFWH
- the trkA gene encoding Trk system potassium transporter TrkA, producing MKIAIIGAGEVGFYLAQRLSLEKHDLVLIDNDPEKCAHAQEMLDVSVIEGDASSMKVLKEAGLESVDMLIAASGVDEINLIACLIASKMGVKKKIARVRNPDYYEASSILKPQDLGVDLFIHPEEEVIEEIIRLLMRASASEVIEFENGKIVVVGLKLDAQCPHLNKPLKEIGREEERRNLRVVAMLKGERTIIPTGEDYLSKNDQIFVVTKRESLPLVLSLAGKADQRLERIMILGGGKIGRGLAGKLEERVEVILVESNKEKSMKIASQLRRTTVYQADGTEIDTLAREGLLNMDAFIAVTGDDEDNILSCLLAKHLGVQKTIALVNKPTYLPILPVIGIDSTVNVRLSTASAILRFVRRGAILSAATFHGIEAEAIEFEVMKSNKITGRPLKDLGLPQGSLIAAIIRRDEVIIPHGKSALETGDKVIVFALPKAIPAIEKKFA
- a CDS encoding TrkA family potassium uptake protein codes for the protein MRRAVVIGLGIFGFNIAKDLFENGFEVIAIDKDRDVLQKIKDYSTKAILADGTDKEVMDSIGLQEDDVVIISFGEDLAAATLLTLHLREMRVKRIIVKAPDEDHKKVLEKVGATEVLIPEKEMAAKIARSLISPNVLDYIPLSEDYTISEVVPPPSFFGKAIGELHLRSRYHIEVIAVREVLPDRIRLIPSADFVIKDSDILVVLGREEDIKKIR
- a CDS encoding TrkH family potassium uptake protein, with translation MSVSVQIKPFLSRTLTPSRIFILSFAGVILVGTALLSLPIASAHGQLRLIDALFTSASAVCVTGLVVIDNGRDLSLFGQVVTILLFQIGGLGIITFSTIFFVLMGRGISFKGREIILSTYLQPRRGDLLLILRAILVSTLLFESAGTLVLFVRFSQEFPAWRALYLAAYHAISAFNNCGFSLFPDSLVRYQGDPLVNVAVIGLLVAGGIGFIVQYEIYLRGRGHQKRFSLHTKVVLLTTALLITLGALLFYLFERTGVLREVPPLNQLLASIFQSVTPRTCGFNTVDISGLKNATLLLLIVLMFIGASPGSTGGGIKTTSAALLVLMIWNRFRGNEEVNLFSRTIPKEVVSRTLSIIFASAFSISLVTSFLLMVGGQDLAPLESRRLFVEYLFEVVSAFGTVGLSMGVTPQLNDLQKCAIILMMFAGRVGPLTLAYSLSRSGRKRSLVYAEEGVMVG
- a CDS encoding monovalent cation/H+ antiporter complex subunit F; translation: MLDLLLAFSLLILISITLSLYRGAVGPGVFNRVAAVNVIGTKTVALLLVFGYLFERPLFFDIALLYAMLNFIGVLVIAKYLERGDLWS
- the mnhG gene encoding monovalent cation/H(+) antiporter subunit G, yielding MVIAHLLVVPFLAGGVFFLLVGAIGLLRLPDFYTRLHATGKCDTLGVGLIVLGLLIYHLFHYPQYPLVPLRLVFLIFFIFVANPTATHALIRAAYRTGLKPWKVGEERR